The genomic region CCCAGATCGGAGCAGCTTACTGGATGCAGCATATTCGCAGCCGAAAACGCATGCTGCTGCTATTTGTGGGCACACATCGTATCTTATGGAGTGCGACGGGACTGATCCCGTTTATATTTCCCAAAGAGTGGTGGGTAAGCGTATATATTGGTGTGTATACGGTTGCTTTTATATCAAATACCATCGGCGGCATGATCTGGACTTCACTGATTGGCGATATCGTACCTGCCAAGGTGAGAGGGCGTTATTTTGGAATTCGAAATACGATTCTGAATGCACTTGGAAGCGTATGCTTATTCGCAGGCGGCATTGTTTTGGATCGTTATCCCGGAGAAATGGGCTTTTTGATCCTATTTATTCCGGTTTGGATCTGTGCAATCGCGAATACAGTCATCTATTTCTTCTATCCGGACGTGCCTTTTGAACGTTCTACCGAAAAGGTTTTCTGGCGGATGTTTATCAAGCCGTTCCAAGATCGTTCTTTTCTTAAAGCAACGCTGTTCCTGGCTGTCTGGTTATTGATTCAGACCTTGATTGTTCCGCTTTATTCCTATGTGATGTTGGATCTATTGAATATTAATTATCAGACCGTGTCCCTGATCACGGTAGTCCAGACGCTGGTTATGATGGCCGGTTTCTATGTCTGGGGCAATCTGAATGCCAGATTCAGCAACAAAACTCTTTTATTTTGGACATTGCCTGTCATTGCACTCTCCTGTCTGTCGTGGGGGTTAATGTCGTTCATGCCTGTATTGGTCGCGCTCTTTCTATCTCATATCTTCCTTGGGATCGGTGTAGGTGGATTCAATCAGCTGGCATTTAACTTTACGATCGGAGATACACCGAAAAGCGAAAGACCCATGTTTGTCGCCGTGTATTCGGCTCTGACGGGAGTG from Paenibacillus sp. FSL R5-0341 harbors:
- a CDS encoding MFS transporter, producing MLGGPFLTGFLLYLGAGSRHIGFVLAITTFVNIAQIGAAYWMQHIRSRKRMLLLFVGTHRILWSATGLIPFIFPKEWWVSVYIGVYTVAFISNTIGGMIWTSLIGDIVPAKVRGRYFGIRNTILNALGSVCLFAGGIVLDRYPGEMGFLILFIPVWICAIANTVIYFFYPDVPFERSTEKVFWRMFIKPFQDRSFLKATLFLAVWLLIQTLIVPLYSYVMLDLLNINYQTVSLITVVQTLVMMAGFYVWGNLNARFSNKTLLFWTLPVIALSCLSWGLMSFMPVLVALFLSHIFLGIGVGGFNQLAFNFTIGDTPKSERPMFVAVYSALTGVTSFLGPLMGGWLYEKMETWSDALAWISAYGFQVGVGLVMLVLTFTLGRRVLLK